The Mauremys reevesii isolate NIE-2019 linkage group 1, ASM1616193v1, whole genome shotgun sequence genome has a segment encoding these proteins:
- the LOC120397907 gene encoding olfactory receptor 52E2-like: MSDSNRTDITNPSSFILLGIPGLEAAHIWISIPFCAMYAIAVFGNFTILFIVKREPSLHGPMYYFLCMLAISDLVLSTSTLPKLLSIFWFNSREISFSACLTQMYFVHSFSGMESGILVAMAFDRYVAICHHLRHSTILTNSVVVTIGLAVVVRSGILALPYPLLVRRWPYCRTNIISHFYCEHIAVVNLACADISINSYYGLFDLLSVIGMDVFFIAMSYTQILRAIFCLPTKDARLKTFGTCISHLCAISALYIPDLFSSLMLRFGHNVPLHVLILITGVYHLVPPVLHPIIYGVRTKQIRGSLLQLFERL; the protein is encoded by the exons ATGTCAGATTCTAACAGAACCGACATCACCAATCCCTCCagcttcatcctgctgggcattcctggcctagaGGCAGCCCATATCTGGATCTCCATTCCCTTCTGTGCTATGTACGCCATAGCTGTGTTTGGAAACTTCACCATCTTGTTCATCGTGAagagggagccgagcctccatgggcccatgtactatttcctctgcatgctggccatcagcgacctggtcctgtccacaTCCACCCTACCCAAactgctgagcatcttctggttcaattccagggagataagtttcagtgcctgcctcacccagatgtactttgtTCACTCCTTCTCAGGgatggagtctggaatcctcgtggccatggcttttgatcgctacgtggccatctgccatcatctgagacattccaccatcctgacaaactctgTTGTGGTCACAATAGGCCTGGCCGTGGTGGTGCGTAGTGGCATACTCGCATTGCCCTATCCCTTATTGGTGAGacggtggccatattgcagaaccaacatcatctcCCATTTCTATTGTGAGCACATAGCTGTGGTGAACCTGGCCTGCGCTGACATCAGCATCAATAGTTACTATGGCCTGTTTGATCTTCTCTCTGTGATCGGaatggatgtgttttttatcgcTATGTCCTATACTCAGATCCTCCGGGCCATCTtctgcctccccacaaaggatgcccggctcaaaacttttgggacctgcatctctcatctttgtgccatctcagCTTTGTACATCCCAGATTTATTCTCCTCTCTCATGCTGaggtttggccacaatgtgccaCTGCATGTCCTCATTCTCATTACCGGTGTATACCACCTCGTTCCCCCTGTGCTGCACCCCATCAtttatggggtgaggaccaaacagatccggggcaGCCTGCTCCAGCTCTTT gaaagatta